A stretch of Cuculus canorus isolate bCucCan1 unplaced genomic scaffold, bCucCan1.pri scaffold_68_arrow_ctg1, whole genome shotgun sequence DNA encodes these proteins:
- the LOC104064669 gene encoding ceramide synthase 4-like: protein MEIFQPFFGYYFVNVLLIPLQLLHVFWSCLIIHMLYKFVLQGTAANPLAQHPKSSPSSPVRGCKQGYLQRRQCTRPHSPDPRRAGDAELSGGHPSGTSPGCPAAAGSVLSPGLATGKAAEVSRTPAL from the exons ATGGAGATATTCCAGCCCTTCTTTGGATACTACTTTGTGAATGTTCTCCTGATacctctgcagctgctccacGTCTTCTGGTCCTGCCTAATTATTCACATGCTCTACAAGTTTGTCCTCCAGGGCACG GCAGCCAATCCCCTGgctcagcaccccaaaagcagccCCAGCTCACCCGTCAGAGGCTGCAAACAAGGTTACCTCCAGAGACGCCAGTGCACTCG TCCCCACAGCCCTGATCCTAGGAGAGCAGGAGACGCCGAGCTCTCAG GTGGGCACCCCTCGGGCACATCTCCAGGCTGTCCCGCAGCAGCAG GCAGTGTCCTCAGCCCTGGGCTCGCTACAGGAAAGGCGGCTGAGGTTTCCCGCACCCCAGCTCTATGA